A window from Littorina saxatilis isolate snail1 linkage group LG9, US_GU_Lsax_2.0, whole genome shotgun sequence encodes these proteins:
- the LOC138977238 gene encoding uncharacterized protein — protein MSDDSSPAHNFRKSTIAAQLARKQPADKSLPIVTTDKKGRKTLTVGNDREEVIDSLPIPADEEESVHLSLQVDSNRNDEEVDPQACTDVSPVNMSQSTSVDPLELTRQLMAEGQLLGLEGAELRAFVLDQKEKQQTLDREEREREAERLERDAERQERDAERLRLERDAERQFQLEQLKIQNANQEGNRNNNSPGRIREDDGFKPKIPFLDDRDDIESWFHQFEHYARDCNLSDTAKASRVVYFLKGKARVIFSKLNEEDANDYDTLKHALYEGFQLTSEDYRKKFRQTKKSATDTYKEHITKLERYLDKWVELAECDQDVKDLKDLLVREQVLDTLPPDLAVHIRDRDPKSAKEIGMIANTYQQSRSNVKTSSTKKFVPKEAYSAKMKETTLAEKDSKKMYHTAVVHIDSPYFDSETEVTVMDDPIYPVLIGKWTLRSKKNI, from the exons ATGAGTGACGACAGTTCTCCAGCTCATAATTTTAGAAAGTCCACCATCGCAGCCCAGTTGGCACGGAAACAGCCGGCCGACAAATCTCTTCCCATAGTGACCACGGATAAGAAGGGAAGAAAAACCCTTACTGTCGGTAACGATCGGGAAGAGGTGATAGACTCGTTACCAATTCCTGCTGACGAAGAAGAGAGTGTTCATCTCTCTCTTCAAGTTGACAGCAACCGTAACGACGAAGAGGTTGATCCACAGGCGTGCACGGACGTGTCACCTGTAAATATGTCTCAGTCCACAAGTGTAGATCCGCTAGAGTTGACTAGACAGCTAATGGCCGAAGGACAGTTGTTGGGGTTAGAAGGAGCCGAGTTGCGTGCATTTGTTCTTGATCAGAAAGAGAAGCAACAAACTCTTGATCGCGAGGAACGAGAACGTGAAGCTGAACGGCTAGAACGTGATGCTGAACGACAAGAACGTGACGCTGAACGACTACGGCTAGAACGTGACGCTGAACGACAATTCCAACTGGAACAGTTGAAAATCCAGAACGCCAACCAAGAGggcaacaggaacaacaactcGCCAGGACGTATTCGCgaagatgatggtttcaagccCAAGATTCCTTTTCTAGACGACCGTGATGACATCGAGAGCTGGTTCCATCAGTTCGAGCATTATGCTCGAGACTGTAACCTGAGTGATACAGCAAAAGCTTCACGTGTAGTGTACTTTCTGAAGGGTAAGGCGAGAGTCATCTTCTCAAAGCTGAACGAGGAAGACGCTAATGACTACGACACTCTCAAACACGCTTTGTATGAGGGCTTCCAACTCACTAGCGAAGATTATAGAAAGAAGTTTCGCCAAACCAAGAAAAGCGCCACTGACACGTATAAAGAGCACATCACGAAGCTAGAACGGTATCTAGACAAATGGGTGGAATTAGCAGAATGCGACCAAGATGTAAAAGATCTCAAAGATTTGTTGGTCCGTGAGCAGGTGTTGGACACCCTTCCTCCTGACCTCGCCGTTCACATTAGGGATAGAGACCCTAAGAGCGCCAAAGAGATTGGGATGATAGCCAACACATATCAACAATCTAGATCGAACGTCAAAACTTCATCAAC CAAGAAGTTTGTGCCAAAGGAGGCATATTCAGCGAAAATGAAGGAGACTACTCTGGCAGAGAAAGACTCCAAGAAGATGTACCACACCGCCGTGGTGCACATCGATTCACCCTACTTTGACTCCGAGACAGAAGTAACGGTGATGGACGACCCAATTTACCCTGTCCTCATAGGTAAATG GACACTTAGGTCAAAGAAAAACATCTGA